The Methanofollis sp. UBA420 DNA segment GCCTGGACCTGAACTCCCCCATCGACCCGGCTTCGAACCAGATTCTGGACGACAAACGGTTCCGTGAGCACCTGCCCACGATCCGGCACCTGGAGGACTCCAGGGTCGTCATCCTCACCCACCAGAGCAGGCCGGGCAAGAAGGACTTCACGACTCTCCAGGCCCATGCGGAGAAGCTGGGGCACATGCTCGGCCGCCCTGTCGGGTACGTCGACGATATCTTCGGGCGGGCGGCGCGGGAGGCGGTCTCCTCCCTCCATGCCGGCGAGGTGCTGATGCTTGAGAATGTCAGGTTCAATGCCGAGGAGAACCTGACTCTGGCGCCCGAGGTGGCGAAAGGTACTCATATCGTGCGCAGACTCGCTGCGATGGGCGATGTCTTTGTGAACGATGCCTTCGGCACTGCCCACCGCTCACAGCCAACTGTTGTCGGCCTGCCCATGCTGATGCGGTCGTCTGCTGGTCTCCTGATGGAGCGCGAGGTCAGGAATCTCTCCCGGGTTTTCACCGGGGCGCCGCGGCCGGTGACCTTTGTCCTCGGGGGGACGAAGGTGGACGACTCCATCGCCGTGGCAGAGAATGTGCTTGAGAACGGTATTGCCGACCGTGTCATTGTCATCGGCGTGGTGGCGAATGTCTTTTTGATCGCCGCCGGCTACGACATCGGGAAACCGTCCAAGGATCTTGTCGCCCAGTTGAAGTATACGGCCGAGATCGAGAGGGCGAAGGCCATCCTCTCCCGTTTCGGCGACCGGATCCTCTTCCCCGATCAGGTCGCGGTGCGGGAGGAGAATACCCGCGCCGAGTACCCGGTCGACCGTATCCCGGCCGACGCCCCGGTGATGGACATTGGTTCTGACGCCCTTCAGACTGTCTGCGATGCGATAGGGTCCTCGGGGACGGTCGTACTGAACGGCCCCGCGGGTGTCTTCGAGGACACCACCTTTGCGGTGGGAACGTTCGAGATCCTGAGGGCTTCATCGAAGGTGCCCTTCTCCGTTGTCGGCGGCGGTCACACGGCCGCAGTGATCGAGAAGATGGGGCTTGAGTCGGCCTTCACTCACATCTCCACCGGCGGCGGGGCGTGCATCGAATTCCTGACCGGCAAGAAACTCCCCGCGATCGATGCGCTGGAAAGGTCGCAGGGGATCTTCAGGGTCTGAAGCCCTTCTTTTTTCAGCCCCGCGGGAAGGGATATATGCCAGCAGGCATATGTCCACGGTGATCGGCCGGGGGGTATGTCATGAGAGAGTTGAGCGGGAGGGTCGCCGTATTGTGTGCGGTTCTCTGTATCCTGCAGGCCGCCGTTCTTGCAGGGGCGGCGGCCGATGTCACTGTCAGTACTCATGTGACTATCGTCACCGATACCGATGTTGTTCCCCCCTCTACTGGCGGTGGTGGGAATGGGGGCTCTTCTGGTGGGGATGGCGGAGGGAGCGGAGGTTCGTCGGGTAGTGGCCAGACCGCCCCTCCTGTCGGTGATGTGGACGGGAATGTCACGGCAGATGAGGATGTGTCTATCAGGGAGACCGGGAGCGGCGATGCATCTTTTCCCGCGGTTCCTCTGAAAGGCCCTGGCCTCCAGGACGGGAACCTGACCTGTCTTGCCTGTGAGGGGGAA contains these protein-coding regions:
- a CDS encoding phosphoglycerate kinase, producing MTIGTLSELDPSGKTVLLRLDLNSPIDPASNQILDDKRFREHLPTIRHLEDSRVVILTHQSRPGKKDFTTLQAHAEKLGHMLGRPVGYVDDIFGRAAREAVSSLHAGEVLMLENVRFNAEENLTLAPEVAKGTHIVRRLAAMGDVFVNDAFGTAHRSQPTVVGLPMLMRSSAGLLMEREVRNLSRVFTGAPRPVTFVLGGTKVDDSIAVAENVLENGIADRVIVIGVVANVFLIAAGYDIGKPSKDLVAQLKYTAEIERAKAILSRFGDRILFPDQVAVREENTRAEYPVDRIPADAPVMDIGSDALQTVCDAIGSSGTVVLNGPAGVFEDTTFAVGTFEILRASSKVPFSVVGGGHTAAVIEKMGLESAFTHISTGGGACIEFLTGKKLPAIDALERSQGIFRV